A stretch of Spirosoma oryzicola DNA encodes these proteins:
- a CDS encoding M4 family metallopeptidase, with protein sequence MKSQHRCHCHIIPPFVVDELKKAGVDISSQDKTINRSFRARRAEQLALRSSESALVAPPTKNADRLVYDSKTTQNQRLLLVRKEGGAASADPIVNTVYENTGAVRSYYKDTFNYLSVDNHGADLVLNVHFGKAYANAFWDGDEMTFGDGDGEVFINLANAIDVTAHELTHGVVQYTAGLNYQGQSGALNEHYADVFGSVIKQIAKKETAATADWLIGDEIMGPTLKGQALRSMKAPGTAYDNKLMGKDPQPAHMDNIYKGSQDNGGVHINSGIPNKIFYLVSVGIETDKAALLWFETLKTLKPTTNFKSFKTAVLKQAKKLAKAGSLPADTETTVKQAFEAVGL encoded by the coding sequence ATGAAAAGCCAGCATCGTTGCCACTGCCACATTATTCCACCGTTCGTAGTCGATGAACTCAAAAAAGCAGGCGTTGATATTTCGTCTCAGGACAAAACAATCAACCGCTCGTTTCGGGCACGACGCGCCGAACAGCTTGCCTTACGGAGTAGCGAATCCGCACTTGTCGCACCACCCACGAAGAATGCCGATCGTCTTGTCTACGATTCAAAGACCACGCAGAACCAGCGCCTGCTGCTCGTACGAAAAGAGGGCGGAGCCGCGTCAGCCGATCCAATTGTCAACACGGTTTACGAAAATACCGGGGCGGTTCGAAGCTACTACAAAGACACGTTCAATTACCTGTCCGTAGACAACCACGGAGCGGACCTGGTCCTGAACGTACATTTTGGCAAAGCGTACGCCAACGCGTTTTGGGATGGTGATGAAATGACCTTTGGCGACGGCGACGGTGAGGTGTTTATCAATCTGGCGAACGCTATCGATGTTACGGCTCACGAGCTGACGCACGGTGTTGTTCAGTACACGGCAGGTTTAAATTATCAGGGACAATCGGGCGCACTCAACGAGCATTACGCCGACGTGTTTGGTTCTGTGATCAAACAAATTGCCAAGAAGGAGACCGCAGCGACCGCCGACTGGCTTATTGGCGACGAGATTATGGGACCAACGCTCAAGGGGCAGGCCCTACGCTCTATGAAAGCGCCCGGTACGGCCTACGACAATAAGTTGATGGGCAAAGATCCGCAACCCGCCCACATGGACAATATCTACAAGGGTTCGCAGGATAATGGCGGTGTCCATATCAATAGCGGCATTCCGAACAAAATCTTTTATTTGGTTTCGGTTGGTATCGAAACGGACAAAGCGGCTTTGCTCTGGTTTGAAACGCTCAAAACGCTGAAGCCAACTACTAATTTTAAAAGCTTTAAAACGGCGGTGCTCAAGCAAGCCAAGAAACTAGCCAAGGCGGGCAGCCTACCGGCCGATACCGAAACAACCGTCAAACAAGCGTTTGAAGCCGTTGGTTTGTAG
- a CDS encoding DNA-packaging protein, producing MGFKTANQAWRLRHTTGRTPRFATPQALWQAATDYFEWVDQNPWMKTEHFSTGRTNLSD from the coding sequence ATGGGTTTTAAAACGGCTAATCAAGCCTGGCGACTACGCCACACTACCGGACGAACGCCCCGCTTTGCCACTCCGCAGGCGCTATGGCAAGCCGCTACCGATTACTTCGAGTGGGTAGACCAAAATCCCTGGATGAAGACCGAGCACTTCAGCACAGGGCGAACAAACCTGTCTGATTGA
- the pdxH gene encoding pyridoxamine 5'-phosphate oxidase translates to MPSTISDLRKEYTLNGLDVVDVSPDPVAQFQVWFNAALAAGVPEPNAMYVSTVTAEGRPDGRIVLLKDVSEAGFVFYTNYESRKGHELTNHPFATLTFFYQELERQIRIEGRVEKVSPEESDAYFNSRPRGSQIGAWVSHQSSVIENRAVLEARQQELEAQFADKPVPRPPHWGGFRVVPDAIEFWQGRPSRLHDRIRYRKEADNWLIERLAP, encoded by the coding sequence ATGCCGTCAACAATCAGTGATTTACGTAAAGAATATACGCTAAACGGTTTAGACGTGGTCGATGTTTCACCAGACCCCGTTGCCCAGTTTCAAGTATGGTTCAATGCCGCCCTTGCAGCGGGTGTCCCGGAGCCTAACGCGATGTATGTAAGCACCGTTACTGCCGAAGGACGTCCTGACGGGCGGATTGTCTTACTCAAAGATGTATCAGAAGCGGGGTTTGTCTTTTACACAAATTATGAAAGCCGGAAAGGGCACGAACTTACTAATCATCCCTTTGCTACGCTAACTTTTTTTTACCAAGAACTCGAACGCCAGATTCGCATCGAAGGACGGGTAGAAAAGGTAAGTCCCGAAGAATCAGATGCCTATTTTAACAGCCGACCACGCGGAAGCCAGATTGGTGCCTGGGTATCACACCAAAGTTCGGTAATTGAAAACCGGGCCGTACTGGAAGCCCGACAGCAGGAACTCGAAGCACAATTTGCCGATAAGCCAGTACCCCGCCCGCCCCATTGGGGTGGCTTTCGGGTCGTTCCCGATGCAATTGAATTTTGGCAGGGACGCCCTAGCCGACTCCACGACCGGATACGCTATCGGAAAGAAGCCGACAACTGGCTCATCGAACGATTAGCGCCCTAG
- a CDS encoding MFS transporter has translation MVGKKAKAQQAVSNRTLFSVISASSVGTLIEWYDFYIFGSLAAILSSQFFPKDNPTAALLSTLATFAAGFVVRPFGALVFGRLGDLVGRKYTFLVTLVLMGGSTFAIGLVPGYATIGFWAPLLVLLLRLIQGLALGGEYGGAATYVAEYAPEGRRGFYTSFIQTTATLGLFVSLGVILITRQTLGVETFGEWGWRVPFLVSILLVGVSIIIRLRMAESPLFAKLKSEGKTSTNPLAESFGKKQNLKMVLLALFGATAGQGVIWYTGQFYALSFIQKACNIEFVQSNVIVAVALLGATPFFVIFGSLSDRIGRKPIMLAGMLLGVLTYRPIYDKLYNLADLSTRQEIVDARTISRKSAAQPNGDLLTTMTTSHYYGDGLVAQDIEKTITSRKPSAPTIKPEVSKAILLPSRSLWLMIALVFIQVLYVAMVYGPIAAFLVELFPTRIRYTSMSLPYHIGNGIFGGLTPFIATALVATATKANEAVPGSVEKPYLEGLWYPILIAAVCFVIGAFYLSKNEKANE, from the coding sequence ATGGTCGGCAAAAAAGCCAAAGCTCAACAGGCCGTTTCGAACCGAACGCTGTTTAGTGTCATTTCAGCCTCATCAGTCGGTACGCTTATCGAATGGTATGATTTTTACATTTTCGGGAGCTTAGCCGCTATTCTCTCCTCGCAGTTTTTCCCGAAAGATAACCCAACGGCTGCGCTTCTATCAACCCTGGCGACGTTCGCGGCTGGATTTGTTGTCCGCCCGTTCGGAGCGTTGGTTTTTGGGCGATTGGGGGACCTTGTCGGTCGCAAGTATACGTTTCTGGTGACGCTCGTTCTGATGGGCGGGTCCACGTTTGCCATCGGGCTCGTACCAGGTTACGCAACAATCGGTTTCTGGGCTCCGCTGCTGGTATTACTGCTCCGTCTGATCCAAGGACTCGCCCTTGGCGGAGAATACGGGGGTGCCGCGACCTACGTAGCGGAATACGCCCCCGAAGGCCGACGGGGCTTTTACACCAGTTTTATCCAGACGACCGCCACGCTGGGGCTTTTTGTGTCACTGGGTGTCATTCTGATCACCCGACAAACGCTTGGCGTCGAAACATTCGGCGAATGGGGCTGGCGCGTACCTTTTCTGGTGTCTATTCTGCTGGTTGGCGTTTCGATTATTATTCGACTGCGGATGGCTGAATCACCATTATTCGCCAAGCTCAAATCAGAGGGGAAGACATCAACGAACCCGCTGGCCGAAAGTTTTGGAAAGAAGCAGAATCTAAAAATGGTGCTGCTGGCTTTGTTCGGCGCGACGGCTGGCCAAGGGGTCATCTGGTACACCGGCCAATTTTACGCACTCTCGTTTATTCAGAAAGCCTGTAACATCGAGTTCGTTCAATCGAATGTTATTGTAGCCGTTGCGCTGCTCGGTGCTACCCCGTTCTTCGTCATTTTCGGAAGTCTGTCGGATCGCATTGGACGTAAACCCATCATGCTGGCGGGTATGCTTTTGGGCGTTCTCACCTACCGCCCGATCTACGATAAACTCTACAATCTGGCGGATTTGAGTACACGTCAGGAAATTGTGGACGCTCGTACAATCAGCCGCAAATCAGCCGCCCAACCGAATGGGGATCTGCTCACAACGATGACGACTTCTCATTATTACGGCGACGGATTAGTGGCTCAAGACATTGAAAAAACTATAACAAGCCGCAAACCCTCAGCCCCCACCATTAAACCCGAAGTAAGCAAAGCTATTCTTCTACCCTCGCGCAGCTTGTGGCTGATGATTGCCCTGGTGTTTATTCAGGTGCTTTACGTGGCTATGGTATACGGCCCGATTGCCGCTTTCCTGGTCGAGTTGTTCCCTACCCGCATTCGTTACACATCGATGTCGCTGCCTTATCATATCGGCAATGGCATATTTGGTGGCCTTACTCCTTTCATTGCCACGGCTTTGGTAGCCACGGCCACAAAAGCAAACGAAGCGGTTCCTGGTTCCGTTGAGAAGCCGTACCTCGAAGGACTTTGGTACCCGATACTGATAGCCGCCGTGTGTTTCGTCATCGGTGCGTTTTATTTGTCCAAGAATGAAAAAGCGAACGAGTGA
- the acs gene encoding acetate--CoA ligase, with protein sequence MRIRTFDEYQTAYQKSVDDPEEFWAEIAQHFQWRKPWTKTLQWNFTEPNVKWFIGGKLNITENCLDRHLPTLGDQPAIIWEPNDPAEASVTLTYRMLHDQVCRFANVLKRNGVVKGDRVCIYMPMVPELAIAVLACARIGAVHSVVFGGFSAQSIADRINDAQCKVVVTADGAYRGNKEIPLKSTVDDALIACPSVQRVIVMTRTRTPVSMLKGRDVWWEQEIKQVTADCPAEEMDAEDMLFILYTSGSTGKPKGVVHTCGGYMVYAAYTFQNVFQYEPGQVHFCTADIGWITGHSYIVYGPLACGATSVIFEGTPTYPDYGRFWDITDKHKINILYTAPTAIRSLMSFGLEKVDNHDLSSLQVLGSVGEPINEEAWHWYDDNIGKNRCPIVDTWWQTETGGILISPLAGLTKTKPTYATLPLPGVQPILVDENGIEIEGNGVSGNLCMKFPWPGILRTTYGDHERCRQTYFSAYPGLYFTGDGCLRDEDGYYRITGRVDDVLNVSGHRIGTAEVENAINMHTGVVESAVVGYPHDIKGQGIYAYVITDQQPSDHDADLTKRDILATVSRVIGPIAKPDKIQFVTGLPKTRSGKIMRRILRKIAEGDTNNLGDTTTLLDPSVVDEIKTGAL encoded by the coding sequence ATGCGTATCCGAACCTTTGACGAGTACCAGACAGCTTATCAGAAAAGTGTTGACGACCCTGAGGAATTCTGGGCCGAAATTGCGCAGCATTTTCAGTGGCGCAAACCCTGGACCAAAACACTGCAATGGAATTTTACCGAACCAAACGTAAAGTGGTTCATTGGTGGTAAGCTGAACATTACCGAAAACTGCCTCGACCGACACTTACCTACGCTGGGCGACCAGCCGGCCATCATTTGGGAACCCAATGACCCTGCCGAAGCCAGCGTTACGCTTACCTATCGGATGCTTCACGATCAGGTATGCCGGTTTGCCAACGTACTCAAACGCAACGGTGTCGTTAAGGGCGACCGGGTGTGTATCTACATGCCGATGGTACCCGAACTCGCGATTGCCGTATTAGCCTGCGCCCGTATCGGTGCGGTGCATTCGGTTGTCTTTGGCGGCTTTTCAGCGCAGAGCATTGCCGACCGGATCAACGACGCCCAATGCAAAGTAGTGGTTACTGCCGACGGCGCGTACCGGGGGAACAAAGAAATTCCGCTTAAAAGTACGGTAGACGACGCTCTCATTGCCTGCCCAAGCGTACAGCGTGTCATCGTTATGACGCGGACCCGCACGCCGGTATCCATGCTGAAAGGCCGCGATGTGTGGTGGGAACAGGAAATCAAGCAAGTCACCGCCGACTGCCCAGCCGAGGAAATGGACGCCGAAGATATGCTGTTCATTCTGTACACGTCGGGCTCAACCGGTAAGCCAAAAGGCGTCGTGCATACCTGCGGAGGCTACATGGTATACGCTGCGTATACCTTTCAGAATGTGTTCCAGTATGAGCCGGGGCAGGTTCATTTCTGTACGGCAGACATCGGCTGGATTACAGGACACAGCTACATCGTCTACGGACCGCTGGCTTGTGGGGCCACTTCCGTGATTTTCGAAGGAACGCCGACTTACCCGGACTACGGTCGTTTCTGGGATATCACCGATAAGCATAAGATCAACATTCTGTATACGGCTCCTACCGCCATCCGGTCGCTGATGAGCTTTGGTCTGGAGAAAGTAGACAATCACGACCTAAGCAGTTTGCAGGTATTAGGGTCAGTGGGCGAACCCATCAACGAAGAAGCCTGGCATTGGTACGACGACAACATCGGCAAAAATCGCTGCCCGATTGTCGATACCTGGTGGCAAACCGAAACGGGCGGTATTCTGATTTCACCGCTGGCGGGTCTTACCAAGACAAAGCCTACGTATGCCACGCTACCGCTGCCCGGTGTTCAGCCTATTCTGGTAGATGAGAACGGCATCGAGATCGAGGGTAACGGCGTAAGTGGTAACCTGTGCATGAAATTTCCCTGGCCGGGTATCTTACGAACAACCTACGGCGACCACGAACGCTGCCGCCAGACGTACTTCTCGGCTTATCCGGGTCTGTACTTCACGGGTGACGGTTGCCTGCGCGACGAAGACGGTTACTACCGCATTACGGGCCGCGTGGATGATGTGTTGAACGTATCGGGTCACCGCATTGGTACCGCCGAGGTCGAAAACGCGATCAACATGCACACGGGTGTTGTTGAAAGTGCCGTAGTCGGGTATCCGCACGACATCAAAGGACAAGGCATTTACGCCTATGTCATCACCGATCAGCAACCATCCGATCACGACGCCGACCTAACCAAACGCGATATTCTGGCTACCGTTAGCCGCGTGATCGGACCCATCGCGAAACCCGACAAGATTCAATTCGTGACGGGCCTGCCCAAGACGCGTTCCGGCAAGATTATGCGCCGAATTCTTCGAAAGATTGCCGAAGGCGATACCAACAACCTCGGCGACACAACAACGCTGCTCGATCCCTCCGTGGTCGATGAGATCAAAACAGGCGCGTTATAA
- a CDS encoding DNA-packaging protein encodes MGQSYWRKFKESKRDDEAFQWAIARIEDVIYSHKFEGAVLGYFNANIITRELGLQNRQRRDEQLQQKQRALVRREQSNGDIILEMEYPPFMNHLNQTN; translated from the coding sequence GTGGGTCAATCCTATTGGCGCAAGTTCAAAGAATCAAAACGCGATGATGAGGCTTTTCAATGGGCCATTGCCCGCATTGAGGATGTGATCTACTCCCATAAGTTCGAAGGAGCCGTGCTAGGCTATTTCAATGCCAACATCATTACGCGGGAGCTAGGCTTGCAAAACAGGCAGCGTCGGGATGAGCAGCTACAACAGAAACAGCGCGCTCTGGTTCGTCGAGAGCAGTCTAACGGCGATATCATCCTAGAGATGGAATACCCGCCGTTTATGAACCATCTCAACCAAACAAACTAA
- a CDS encoding PQQ-dependent sugar dehydrogenase: MLKFTVGTAFVSVFLLSSFLTKQKPTAKTARENYQTYCSSCHGEKVEAFVDRKWKHGNEKSDLVKSISEGYPDLGMPSWKPSLNATEIDELADLIRESLKNVDQYKFASKPTSNVFASEGQTVKLDTVATGLGSPWGLAFLPGGDMLVSTRSGDIYRIEKDAQKTKVTGGPTVLAEGQGGLLDVVLHPDFAKNQLVYFSYSAVKNEGDQKLSTTAVMRARLNGTTLTDQKVIFTALPYSKTRHHYGSRMAFDNKGYLFVSVGERGNEKENPQSIANDLGKVHRLYDDGRIPEDNPFVKDKSASGSIYSYGHRNPQGMLKHPVTGEIWTNEHGPRGGDELNIIKKGANYGWPVICYGINYDGKPITNLTAKEGMEQPLTYWLPSIAPSGFAFVDSPKYPAWKGNLLIGSLRFQYLNRCVMDGKKVVKQENLLKNVGRLRNIKQGPDGYLYVSVEEPGYIFRLLPVNQ, translated from the coding sequence ATGCTCAAATTTACTGTTGGTACGGCTTTCGTTTCGGTGTTTTTGCTGAGTAGCTTTCTTACCAAGCAAAAACCAACGGCGAAAACGGCCAGAGAAAACTACCAAACCTATTGTTCTTCGTGTCACGGCGAAAAAGTAGAAGCGTTCGTTGACCGAAAATGGAAACACGGCAACGAGAAAAGCGATCTGGTCAAAAGTATTTCGGAAGGTTATCCGGATTTGGGTATGCCCTCCTGGAAACCGTCGCTGAACGCAACGGAGATCGATGAGCTGGCGGACCTGATTCGAGAAAGCCTAAAAAACGTCGATCAATACAAATTCGCCAGTAAGCCGACCTCGAATGTGTTTGCCTCAGAAGGACAGACCGTTAAACTTGACACGGTAGCAACCGGCTTAGGATCGCCCTGGGGACTGGCGTTCCTGCCCGGTGGCGACATGCTGGTAAGTACCCGCTCCGGCGACATATACCGGATCGAAAAAGACGCGCAAAAAACGAAGGTAACCGGCGGGCCAACCGTGTTAGCCGAAGGTCAGGGCGGTTTGCTGGATGTCGTCCTGCATCCGGATTTCGCTAAAAATCAGCTCGTTTACTTTTCGTATTCAGCCGTAAAAAACGAAGGTGATCAGAAGCTTTCGACCACTGCCGTGATGCGGGCCAGACTGAACGGCACTACCCTGACCGATCAGAAGGTTATTTTCACGGCGCTCCCCTACTCAAAAACGCGTCATCATTACGGCTCCCGCATGGCATTTGACAACAAAGGCTATCTGTTTGTTTCGGTTGGTGAGCGGGGTAATGAAAAAGAAAATCCGCAATCCATCGCAAACGATCTGGGCAAAGTTCACCGGCTGTACGATGATGGTCGCATTCCCGAAGACAATCCATTTGTCAAGGATAAAAGCGCCAGTGGCTCTATCTATTCCTACGGCCATCGCAACCCGCAGGGAATGCTCAAACACCCGGTCACCGGCGAAATCTGGACGAACGAGCACGGGCCACGCGGGGGTGACGAGTTGAACATTATCAAGAAAGGAGCCAACTACGGCTGGCCAGTGATTTGCTACGGCATCAACTACGATGGAAAACCGATTACCAACCTCACCGCTAAAGAAGGCATGGAGCAGCCACTCACGTACTGGCTTCCGTCCATTGCGCCGTCGGGTTTCGCCTTTGTCGATAGTCCGAAGTACCCCGCCTGGAAAGGTAATCTACTGATTGGCTCTCTGCGATTTCAGTATTTGAACCGCTGCGTGATGGACGGCAAAAAGGTTGTCAAGCAGGAAAATCTGCTGAAGAATGTTGGTCGCCTTCGGAACATCAAGCAAGGGCCGGACGGCTACCTGTATGTCTCGGTCGAAGAGCCCGGTTACATTTTCCGACTACTTCCCGTGAATCAATAA
- a CDS encoding DUF349 domain-containing protein, whose translation MANQEQEINQQPDTTNQATGDLAVNTPEDTTTQPNQAVEGTETTPEPAETSPAPTAETQPDATGAADIQESPADAPAAESESEGAASEASASAAEPQDAQQATLETVAEKTEKPTAEATPESTGDVAEQYADVPDTDDEAAAPSVDYSQFSKQDFVDLLESQLAVTSSAAVTPGDFKKADQVLKEVKPLFDQMKRAEREAALQSYVAETGAEEGFEYKFDETIQRFDDLYKQIKSQKNTYFQNLDKAKDTNFAAKTDLLTRLRELVETDENNAGDPKISWNEFKKIQDEWKAAGNMNSPHNATLWATYHALVDRYYSNRNIYFELKELDRKRNAALKSEVIEKVEGMAKAAEETPVTRQTIDEANALFEEYKHIGPAPKAEQEVLWGRMKAALDVLYDKRRDQTNEQRKESAQLYEEKSAIYEELIPLTSFTSNSINDWNDKTKTVMALQDRWNAIKGPMPREEGKELSKKFWASLKTFFHNKGEFFKQLESKREENLRAKTELCEQVESILASGEESPEATQTVIELQRQWKNIGQVPEKQKNSIFDRFKAACDAFFNKKRSKNQETEREFEANLTKKIALIERIEAAANENADLSELNDFKKEWNGIGFVPKKDMQATQKRYINAVNALVGATGKIPAKDKERVMLQNEAEVTRAGGRDFNRGERDGGGNKRENDIRRRITAIENDIATYRNNIEFFARSKNADKLRADIDKKIADAEKQLDELRHQLKVAQA comes from the coding sequence ATGGCAAACCAAGAACAGGAAATTAACCAGCAACCGGACACCACGAATCAGGCTACCGGCGACCTGGCAGTTAATACACCCGAAGACACCACGACGCAACCTAACCAGGCAGTCGAGGGCACGGAAACTACGCCCGAACCGGCGGAGACTTCACCGGCTCCAACGGCTGAAACCCAGCCGGACGCAACGGGTGCTGCGGATATACAAGAATCACCCGCCGACGCTCCCGCTGCCGAGTCCGAATCAGAGGGTGCGGCCAGCGAGGCTTCTGCATCGGCTGCCGAACCGCAGGATGCCCAGCAGGCTACGTTGGAGACCGTCGCAGAAAAGACAGAGAAGCCTACAGCTGAAGCCACTCCTGAATCGACAGGGGATGTTGCCGAGCAGTATGCCGATGTACCGGATACGGACGACGAAGCAGCGGCTCCTTCGGTTGATTATAGCCAGTTCTCGAAGCAGGACTTCGTTGATCTGCTGGAATCACAATTGGCAGTGACTAGTTCAGCGGCTGTAACCCCCGGCGATTTCAAGAAAGCCGATCAGGTGCTCAAGGAAGTTAAGCCATTGTTCGACCAGATGAAGCGGGCCGAACGGGAAGCTGCGTTGCAGAGCTACGTTGCTGAAACGGGTGCTGAAGAAGGCTTCGAGTATAAATTCGACGAAACGATTCAGCGGTTCGATGATCTGTATAAGCAGATCAAGAGCCAGAAAAATACGTACTTCCAGAATCTGGACAAAGCCAAAGACACCAACTTTGCGGCCAAAACAGACTTGCTGACGCGGTTGCGTGAGCTGGTTGAAACCGACGAAAACAACGCTGGTGATCCAAAAATAAGCTGGAACGAGTTTAAAAAAATTCAGGACGAGTGGAAAGCCGCCGGGAACATGAACTCCCCGCACAACGCAACGTTGTGGGCTACCTACCACGCGCTCGTTGATCGCTACTATAGCAACCGGAATATTTATTTCGAGTTGAAAGAACTGGATCGGAAGCGCAATGCGGCTCTGAAATCCGAGGTAATCGAGAAAGTAGAAGGCATGGCGAAAGCCGCCGAAGAAACACCGGTAACCCGGCAGACGATTGACGAAGCCAATGCTCTGTTTGAAGAATACAAGCATATCGGTCCGGCACCCAAGGCAGAACAGGAAGTATTGTGGGGTCGTATGAAAGCTGCTCTGGACGTATTGTACGACAAACGTCGGGACCAAACCAACGAGCAACGGAAAGAATCGGCTCAGCTCTACGAAGAGAAATCGGCGATCTACGAAGAACTGATACCGCTGACTTCGTTTACATCCAACAGTATCAACGACTGGAACGATAAGACGAAGACAGTTATGGCGCTTCAGGATCGCTGGAACGCGATCAAAGGGCCGATGCCGCGTGAAGAAGGCAAGGAGCTGAGCAAAAAGTTCTGGGCGTCGTTGAAAACGTTCTTCCACAACAAAGGCGAATTCTTCAAGCAACTGGAAAGCAAGCGGGAGGAAAACCTGCGGGCCAAAACTGAACTCTGTGAGCAGGTAGAATCAATTCTGGCTTCGGGGGAGGAATCACCAGAAGCTACACAGACCGTAATCGAACTGCAACGTCAGTGGAAGAATATTGGTCAGGTGCCGGAAAAGCAAAAGAATTCCATCTTCGACCGCTTCAAAGCAGCCTGTGACGCTTTCTTTAACAAAAAGCGCTCGAAGAATCAGGAAACGGAACGCGAGTTTGAAGCGAACCTGACTAAGAAAATTGCCCTGATTGAGCGGATCGAAGCAGCTGCCAATGAAAATGCAGACCTATCGGAGTTGAATGATTTCAAAAAAGAGTGGAATGGCATTGGTTTTGTCCCCAAGAAGGACATGCAGGCTACGCAAAAGCGCTATATCAACGCCGTAAATGCGTTGGTAGGTGCTACGGGTAAGATTCCGGCGAAAGACAAAGAACGGGTGATGCTTCAGAATGAAGCCGAAGTAACTCGTGCTGGTGGCCGTGACTTCAACCGGGGTGAGCGTGATGGCGGAGGCAACAAACGTGAAAACGATATTCGCCGTCGAATTACAGCGATTGAAAATGATATTGCTACGTACCGGAATAACATCGAATTCTTCGCCCGCTCGAAGAACGCCGATAAATTACGGGCTGATATTGACAAAAAGATCGCCGATGCTGAAAAGCAACTCGATGAACTACGTCATCAACTGAAAGTAGCACAAGCCTAG
- a CDS encoding DUF6814 family protein produces the protein MNLVKKYLGIVWILLGAYVGYDRTIDSLAKIASDKLEDRVFGWVILCVLVPIVVGGLILFGKYAFDGEYNSKE, from the coding sequence ATGAATCTCGTCAAAAAATACCTCGGTATCGTTTGGATATTGCTGGGTGCTTACGTCGGTTATGACCGCACCATCGACAGCCTGGCTAAAATTGCCAGTGACAAGCTGGAAGACCGTGTTTTTGGCTGGGTGATCCTTTGCGTACTGGTTCCGATTGTCGTTGGCGGGCTAATATTGTTCGGCAAATACGCTTTTGACGGAGAATATAATTCTAAGGAGTGA
- a CDS encoding protealysin inhibitor emfourin has protein sequence MKLVYSREGGLFPQIAQTELQTTDLPADLQKVVDTVLADPTAYKSKSANKTLRDGYQYKLNLQEGRKKVSLTFDDLNLPDDVQPLIHFLQQRTGKP, from the coding sequence ATGAAACTGGTGTATTCGCGCGAAGGGGGTTTATTTCCTCAGATAGCGCAAACGGAACTTCAGACAACCGATTTACCTGCTGATCTTCAGAAGGTGGTCGATACGGTTTTGGCCGACCCGACGGCTTACAAGTCTAAGTCAGCGAACAAAACCCTTCGCGATGGCTATCAGTACAAACTTAATTTACAGGAGGGTCGCAAGAAAGTCAGCCTAACATTCGACGATCTCAACCTACCCGACGACGTTCAGCCTTTAATTCACTTTCTGCAACAACGTACGGGAAAACCGTGA